In Duganella zoogloeoides, a single genomic region encodes these proteins:
- a CDS encoding IMPACT family protein: protein MPQTIIVPVQHELLIKKSRFIACVQPMADRAAAQKVVAHLWAQHPQAAHVCWALLAGGQSAAVDDGEPSGTAGRPMLDVLRHQDLEGVLATVVRYFGGVKLGAGGLVRAYTDSVAQALLKAEKIAIIKQRFLTCTAPYALEGMIRRELEAAGATLENVAHGDDVRFEFSLPDSEAEILIVRLNESGHGRITWIAAELE, encoded by the coding sequence ATGCCCCAAACAATAATCGTCCCCGTCCAGCATGAATTGCTGATCAAGAAAAGCCGCTTCATCGCTTGCGTCCAGCCAATGGCCGATCGCGCTGCCGCGCAAAAAGTCGTCGCGCACTTATGGGCACAGCATCCGCAAGCGGCGCATGTGTGCTGGGCATTATTGGCCGGCGGCCAATCGGCAGCAGTCGATGATGGTGAACCAAGTGGCACGGCCGGGCGTCCCATGCTCGACGTATTAAGACACCAGGATTTGGAAGGCGTATTGGCAACCGTGGTGCGCTATTTTGGCGGCGTAAAACTCGGCGCCGGCGGCCTGGTGCGCGCTTATACCGACAGCGTAGCCCAGGCTTTATTAAAAGCCGAGAAAATCGCGATTATCAAGCAGCGTTTTTTAACCTGCACCGCGCCGTATGCGCTCGAAGGCATGATACGGCGCGAACTGGAAGCGGCCGGCGCCACCTTGGAGAATGTCGCGCATGGCGACGATGTCCGCTTCGAATTCAGCCTCCCCGATAGCGAAGCCGAAATACTGATAGTGCGCCTGAATGAATCAGGCCATGGCCGGATTACCTGGATAGCTGCCGAACTCGAATAA
- a CDS encoding helicase-related protein, which translates to MSDIADQEHDDQLMRELGLADLGFSLMRLEGRVFLRLTATVEYGGRRYPYDLVPAQGVLAKPSKWRKLDAEARAAILRERASPAVVDELHGHVEAFVQEIADASDDCDLDPQPFLQGLADMQISEPAGMVFDRIRQRLQHAVERDMEEQHAERTRQSINLAEYPASFEVARRIKRKFIALLGPTNSGKTHQAIEALAKAPSGVYLAPLRLLALENYERLQAMQQHGRPLAVSLVTGEERRLVPGATHVASTVEMLDTRTPVDVAVIDEIQMLADRDRGAAWTAAVCGAPAHTVYLVGAPEARRAIEVLAARLDCELEVHVLKRKGPLSMEDSPVRKLTGLRRGDAIICFSRREVLMWRDNVTEAGLSVATVYGNLSPEVRRAQAQRFRDGAADVVVGTDAIAMGLNMPIARIVMTTSVKYNGYEEEEIPAALARQIAGRAGRFGVHEEGLVAGFDAETHNVMRSLLREKPVPLKTTGFAVAPTLEHLHRISAVTNEHGLAKLLKRFVHNIDVPDGFFYPRITEDQFERAAWLDMLQLSVAEKFALSLVPISAKVHSLQHAWESWATALAHKKITHLKPENNPVHYMNLQEAEDACRLYSAYAWLAYRQPEHFPDTALALRLSREASERVDAILQDQNSAARKRQPKKFRRR; encoded by the coding sequence ATGAGCGACATAGCAGACCAGGAACATGACGACCAATTGATGCGCGAGCTGGGCCTGGCCGACCTCGGCTTCTCGCTGATGCGCCTCGAAGGCCGGGTATTCCTGCGCCTGACCGCCACGGTGGAATACGGCGGCCGCCGCTACCCGTACGACCTGGTGCCGGCGCAAGGCGTGCTGGCCAAGCCATCGAAATGGCGCAAGCTCGACGCCGAGGCCCGCGCCGCCATCCTGCGCGAACGGGCCAGCCCGGCCGTGGTGGACGAGTTGCACGGCCACGTCGAAGCGTTCGTGCAGGAAATCGCCGACGCCAGCGACGATTGCGACCTCGATCCGCAGCCGTTCCTGCAGGGCCTGGCCGATATGCAGATTTCGGAACCGGCCGGCATGGTGTTCGACCGCATCCGCCAGCGCCTGCAACACGCGGTCGAGCGCGACATGGAAGAACAGCACGCCGAACGCACGCGCCAGAGCATCAACCTGGCCGAGTATCCGGCGTCGTTCGAAGTGGCGCGCCGCATCAAGCGCAAGTTCATCGCGCTGCTGGGTCCCACCAATTCCGGTAAAACCCACCAGGCCATCGAAGCACTGGCCAAGGCGCCCAGCGGCGTGTACCTGGCGCCCTTGCGCTTGCTGGCGCTGGAAAACTACGAACGCCTGCAAGCGATGCAGCAGCATGGCCGGCCGCTGGCTGTCAGCCTGGTCACGGGCGAAGAACGGCGCCTGGTGCCGGGCGCCACCCACGTGGCCAGCACGGTCGAGATGCTTGATACCCGTACGCCAGTGGATGTGGCCGTGATCGACGAGATCCAGATGCTGGCCGACCGCGACCGCGGCGCGGCCTGGACCGCTGCCGTCTGCGGCGCCCCCGCCCACACCGTGTACCTGGTGGGTGCGCCCGAAGCGCGGCGCGCCATCGAAGTGCTGGCCGCGCGCCTGGACTGCGAACTGGAAGTGCACGTGCTCAAGCGCAAGGGGCCGCTGTCGATGGAAGACAGCCCGGTACGCAAGCTCACCGGCTTGCGGCGCGGCGACGCCATCATCTGTTTTTCGCGCCGCGAAGTGCTGATGTGGCGCGACAATGTGACCGAAGCGGGCCTGTCGGTGGCCACCGTGTATGGCAACCTGTCGCCCGAAGTGCGGCGCGCCCAGGCCCAGCGCTTCCGCGACGGCGCTGCCGACGTGGTGGTGGGCACCGATGCGATTGCCATGGGCCTGAACATGCCGATCGCGCGCATCGTCATGACCACCAGCGTCAAGTACAACGGCTACGAGGAAGAAGAAATTCCGGCCGCACTGGCGCGCCAGATCGCCGGCCGGGCAGGGCGCTTCGGCGTCCATGAAGAAGGCCTGGTGGCCGGCTTCGATGCCGAGACCCACAACGTCATGCGCTCGCTGCTGCGCGAAAAGCCGGTGCCGCTCAAGACCACCGGCTTTGCGGTGGCGCCCACGCTGGAACACCTGCACCGCATCTCGGCCGTAACCAACGAGCACGGCCTGGCCAAGCTGCTCAAGCGCTTCGTCCACAACATCGACGTGCCCGACGGCTTTTTCTATCCGCGCATTACTGAAGACCAGTTCGAACGCGCGGCCTGGCTCGACATGCTGCAATTGTCGGTGGCAGAAAAATTCGCGCTGTCGCTGGTGCCGATTTCGGCCAAGGTACACAGCCTGCAACACGCGTGGGAAAGCTGGGCGACGGCCCTGGCCCACAAGAAAATCACCCACCTCAAACCGGAAAACAACCCGGTGCACTACATGAATTTGCAGGAAGCGGAAGACGCCTGCCGACTGTACTCGGCCTACGCCTGGCTGGCCTACCGCCAACCCGAACACTTCCCGGACACGGCACTGGCCCTGCGGCTGTCACGCGAAGCGTCGGAGCGGGTGGATGCGATTTTGCAGGATCAAAATTCGGCAGCGCGCAAGCGGCAGCCGAAAAAGTTCAGGCGGCGTTAG
- a CDS encoding efflux RND transporter periplasmic adaptor subunit has translation MDQPLSPHITARRRATIALVVAAGLATVCLAAWGLNRAVGASVAADSVTIATVRAGGIANTINASGIVIPVHEEQVASPIQSRVARVHARLGQQVQAGDLLLELDNRSVVLAIDNIREQLALQENRIVALTQELDQKRKQLVSAIELLQLDLQATRVRLGRYQTLRKAGGVSAEDLLTAELNVQRNEIALRQQQELIEDSRRATSTNIDGARLQKNILNKQLQEQQLLLAQTAVRAPFAGMLSSLLADEGASVAIGQMLARVSEPNNYKVEASLSDFHARALDPGQAVLVEQGNVKLRGVVQTILPEIQNGTVKLLVVLDEPHHAMLRNKLRVEVNIITEQKKNTVLVDAGPAFNGRGPQDVFVVRDGVARKTTLDIGAGDGKVVEILQGARAGDRIITSDTSRYKDRDSVRIDN, from the coding sequence ATGGATCAACCGCTCAGCCCGCACATCACCGCCCGTCGCCGCGCCACCATCGCGCTGGTGGTGGCCGCCGGGCTGGCCACCGTGTGCCTGGCGGCATGGGGCCTCAACCGCGCTGTCGGCGCCAGCGTGGCGGCCGACAGCGTCACCATCGCCACCGTACGCGCGGGCGGCATCGCCAACACCATCAACGCCTCCGGCATCGTGATCCCGGTGCACGAAGAGCAGGTCGCCAGCCCGATCCAGAGCCGCGTGGCCAGGGTCCATGCGCGGCTGGGCCAGCAGGTGCAGGCTGGCGATTTGCTGCTCGAGCTCGACAACCGCAGCGTGGTGCTGGCGATCGACAACATCCGCGAACAACTGGCGCTGCAGGAAAACCGCATCGTCGCGCTGACGCAGGAACTGGACCAGAAGCGCAAGCAACTGGTCAGCGCCATCGAGCTGCTGCAACTGGACTTGCAAGCCACGCGGGTAAGACTGGGCCGCTACCAGACCTTGCGCAAGGCCGGCGGCGTGTCGGCCGAGGATTTGTTGACGGCCGAACTGAACGTGCAGCGCAACGAGATCGCGCTGCGCCAGCAGCAGGAGCTGATCGAGGACAGCCGCCGCGCCACGTCCACCAATATCGATGGCGCCCGCCTGCAAAAGAACATCCTCAACAAGCAGTTGCAGGAGCAGCAGCTGCTGCTGGCGCAGACCGCCGTGCGGGCGCCGTTTGCCGGTATGCTCAGTTCGCTGCTGGCCGACGAAGGCGCCAGCGTGGCCATCGGCCAGATGCTGGCGCGGGTGTCGGAACCCAATAACTACAAGGTGGAAGCGTCGCTGTCGGACTTCCATGCGCGCGCGCTCGATCCGGGCCAGGCAGTGCTGGTGGAACAAGGCAACGTCAAACTCCGTGGCGTGGTACAGACCATCCTGCCCGAGATCCAGAACGGCACCGTCAAGCTGCTGGTCGTGCTCGACGAGCCGCACCACGCCATGCTGCGCAACAAGCTGCGGGTGGAAGTGAACATCATCACCGAACAAAAGAAAAACACCGTGCTGGTCGATGCCGGCCCCGCCTTCAACGGCCGCGGTCCGCAAGACGTGTTCGTGGTCCGCGACGGCGTGGCCCGCAAGACCACGCTCGACATCGGCGCCGGCGACGGCAAGGTGGTGGAAATTTTACAGGGCGCCCGCGCGGGCGACCGCATCATCACGTCGGACACCAGCCGCTACAAGGATCGCGACAGCGTTCGCATCGACAACTAA
- a CDS encoding transporter, translating to MAIKICAAWCGVPGVLVALLLMLPGPASAVEDDDGIVTDRPDFVESSNVVGKGRFQVETSIAVERDRADGVKLRTVSTPTLLRFGVAEDWELRVESDGRLRATAHDPATGQRLRENGYADTAVGVKWHMVDDEGARPSMGLLAHWDLDTGSAPFRAPGKGGSLRVVAEWELPGDLGLGVMPGVAWQRNDGGQRFTSGIFAVVLGKEWNDGLRTFVEYSAQQIAHARDGGSINTLDVGAAWLLGKSVQVDTAVSRALNKNTPDWSWTVGLSLKF from the coding sequence ATGGCGATCAAGATCTGCGCAGCGTGGTGCGGCGTGCCAGGCGTACTGGTTGCATTGCTGCTCATGCTGCCCGGCCCGGCCAGCGCCGTCGAGGACGATGACGGCATCGTCACCGACCGCCCCGACTTTGTCGAGTCGAGCAACGTGGTGGGCAAGGGACGTTTCCAGGTCGAGACCAGCATTGCTGTCGAGCGCGATCGTGCCGATGGCGTCAAGCTGCGCACCGTCTCCACGCCCACCTTGCTGCGCTTCGGCGTGGCCGAGGACTGGGAACTGCGCGTGGAATCCGACGGCCGCCTGCGCGCCACCGCCCACGATCCGGCCACCGGCCAGCGCCTGCGCGAGAACGGCTATGCCGACACCGCCGTGGGCGTGAAATGGCATATGGTCGATGACGAAGGTGCGCGTCCATCGATGGGCCTGCTGGCGCACTGGGACCTCGATACCGGCTCGGCGCCGTTCCGCGCGCCCGGCAAGGGCGGTTCGCTGCGCGTGGTGGCCGAGTGGGAACTGCCGGGCGACCTGGGCCTGGGCGTGATGCCGGGCGTGGCGTGGCAGCGCAATGACGGCGGCCAGCGTTTCACCAGCGGCATCTTCGCCGTGGTGCTGGGCAAGGAGTGGAACGACGGCCTGCGCACCTTTGTCGAATACTCGGCGCAGCAGATCGCCCACGCCCGCGACGGCGGTTCGATCAATACCCTCGACGTGGGCGCCGCCTGGCTGCTGGGCAAATCGGTGCAGGTCGATACGGCCGTGTCGCGCGCGCTCAATAAAAACACCCCCGACTGGAGCTGGACGGTCGGCTTGTCGCTCAAATTCTAG
- a CDS encoding GNAT family N-acetyltransferase, with translation MTKQFTIATLADYPAAAPVLARWCYDEWGRADGFTLQHELDRFERALCATRANALPLVLIALDGDAVVACVQLKTEPVFDFPENTCWLSPLYVAAAYRGNHLAEHLIDALVHRARQDGVTQLHLQTEVFTGGLYARLGWKPMFRAVNHGVDELVMRRDLLAG, from the coding sequence ATGACCAAGCAGTTCACCATTGCCACCCTGGCAGATTACCCCGCAGCTGCGCCTGTTCTGGCACGCTGGTGCTACGACGAATGGGGCCGCGCCGACGGCTTCACGCTCCAACATGAACTCGACCGCTTCGAGCGTGCACTGTGTGCCACGCGCGCCAACGCCTTGCCGCTGGTGCTGATTGCGCTCGACGGCGATGCGGTTGTTGCCTGTGTGCAACTCAAGACCGAGCCAGTCTTTGATTTCCCTGAAAATACCTGCTGGTTGAGCCCGCTCTATGTGGCTGCGGCCTACCGTGGCAACCATCTTGCCGAACATCTGATCGACGCCCTCGTGCACCGCGCACGGCAAGACGGCGTCACGCAACTCCATCTACAGACTGAAGTGTTTACCGGCGGCCTGTATGCCAGGCTGGGCTGGAAGCCAATGTTTCGCGCCGTGAATCATGGCGTGGACGAGCTGGTGATGCGGCGCGATCTGTTGGCAGGCTAA
- a CDS encoding ABC transporter permease, producing the protein MFRNYLLTAWKVFMRRKLFTAINMLCIVLTLVVLMVVTALLQNTFYPTGVEGKSERFVQMILMESSHSTKNNRRNGLFGYKVIDQYLKPLQGKGGVEAVSATLFPQSVSVYQEGRVSEVMMRRVDAEYWKILDFKLLAGRLPTADDDAQGRMVAVVNASTARRLFPGLPYLDQKVTVGGQVFTVIGVVEDALHLNAYADIWTPITTLPSTEYKGQMYGMFTVMVLGRTAADLPAIKQQLLSVARSVPSDDPKRFDRNLFWGDSKLEVFARQLTSSRAEDAGVGKLLTAIVVLMLLFMALPALNLVNLNVGRIMERSSEIGVRKAFGATSAQLVAQLVLENVLLCLAGGAVGLLAAAGVLWWLEGSGLIPYLQVDFNLAVFGYGLLITLVFGVLSGVIPAWKMSRLAPVQALKGTA; encoded by the coding sequence ATGTTCCGGAATTACCTGCTGACGGCGTGGAAAGTCTTCATGCGCCGCAAACTGTTCACCGCCATCAATATGCTGTGCATCGTGCTGACGCTGGTGGTGCTGATGGTGGTCACCGCGCTGCTGCAAAACACGTTTTATCCGACCGGGGTGGAAGGCAAGAGCGAGCGCTTCGTGCAAATGATCTTGATGGAATCGAGCCATTCCACCAAGAACAATCGCCGCAACGGCCTGTTCGGTTACAAGGTGATTGACCAATACCTGAAACCGCTGCAAGGCAAGGGCGGCGTGGAAGCGGTATCGGCCACCCTGTTCCCGCAATCGGTATCGGTGTACCAGGAAGGGCGCGTGAGCGAAGTGATGATGCGCCGCGTGGACGCCGAGTACTGGAAGATCCTCGACTTCAAGCTGCTGGCCGGCCGCCTGCCCACGGCGGACGATGACGCCCAGGGCCGCATGGTGGCCGTGGTCAATGCTTCCACCGCACGGCGGCTGTTTCCCGGCCTGCCGTACCTCGACCAGAAGGTCACCGTGGGCGGCCAGGTGTTTACCGTGATCGGCGTGGTGGAGGATGCGCTGCACCTGAACGCCTATGCCGATATCTGGACGCCGATCACTACCCTGCCCTCCACCGAATACAAGGGCCAAATGTACGGCATGTTTACCGTCATGGTGCTGGGCCGCACCGCCGCCGACCTGCCGGCCATCAAGCAGCAACTGCTGAGCGTGGCCCGCAGCGTACCGTCGGACGATCCGAAACGCTTCGATCGCAACCTTTTTTGGGGCGACTCCAAGCTCGAAGTGTTTGCCCGCCAGCTCACGTCGAGCCGTGCCGAGGATGCCGGCGTGGGCAAGCTGCTCACCGCCATCGTGGTGCTGATGCTGCTGTTCATGGCGCTGCCTGCACTCAACCTGGTCAACCTCAACGTCGGCCGCATCATGGAGCGCAGCAGCGAGATCGGCGTGCGCAAGGCGTTCGGCGCCACCAGCGCCCAGCTGGTGGCGCAACTGGTGCTGGAAAACGTGCTGTTGTGCCTGGCCGGCGGCGCGGTTGGCCTGCTGGCGGCGGCCGGCGTGTTGTGGTGGCTCGAAGGGTCGGGCCTGATTCCGTATCTGCAGGTCGATTTCAATTTGGCCGTGTTCGGTTATGGCCTGCTGATCACGCTGGTGTTTGGCGTGCTGTCGGGCGTGATCCCGGCCTGGAAAATGTCGCGCCTGGCGCCCGTGCAAGCCTTGAAAGGAACCGCATAA
- a CDS encoding DUF418 domain-containing protein, giving the protein MNAPSSRLDLLDALRGFAIVSIMLLHNIEHFDLYFTPQGAPGWLVAIDKVVWDSMFFLFGGKSYAIFALLFGVTFYIQFQGRAARGEDFRPRYAWRLVLLLCFGLVNSMVYHGDILSMYAVLGLALIPVARLRSAVVFAIAVILLLQPYAWLEWYWALSVPNEKLADPASWAYFGRANEYMKHGSIIDVWIGNLTNGKTGVILWSWENGRLFQIPALFMLGMLAGRAGWFVLSEENQRRWWCVLSIAVVAFIPLYLIKTYFGSWNIGPALERPLLVIITSWANLAFMAILVACFSLVFYARPALAFFSPLGRMSLTSYIVQSVVGTALYYGYGLGLYQHTGATVALAIGIVLALAQRQFSVWWLRSHAQGPLEALWHRATWTGRVRQKLA; this is encoded by the coding sequence ATGAACGCGCCTTCTTCCCGGCTGGACCTGCTCGACGCCTTGCGCGGGTTCGCCATTGTCTCGATCATGCTGCTGCATAACATCGAGCATTTCGACCTGTACTTCACGCCGCAAGGCGCGCCAGGCTGGCTGGTCGCGATCGACAAGGTGGTATGGGATAGCATGTTCTTCCTGTTCGGTGGCAAATCGTATGCCATCTTCGCGCTGCTGTTCGGCGTGACCTTTTACATACAATTCCAGGGCCGCGCCGCGCGCGGCGAGGATTTCCGGCCGCGCTACGCGTGGCGCCTGGTGCTGTTGCTGTGCTTTGGCTTGGTCAATTCCATGGTCTATCACGGCGATATCCTCAGTATGTACGCGGTGCTCGGACTGGCGCTCATTCCCGTGGCCCGCCTGCGCAGCGCGGTGGTGTTCGCAATTGCCGTGATATTGCTGTTGCAACCGTATGCCTGGCTGGAATGGTATTGGGCATTATCGGTGCCCAATGAAAAGCTGGCCGATCCGGCATCGTGGGCTTATTTTGGCCGCGCCAATGAATACATGAAACATGGTTCGATAATCGATGTCTGGATCGGCAATCTGACCAATGGGAAAACCGGCGTGATTTTATGGAGCTGGGAGAATGGCCGGCTGTTCCAGATTCCCGCCTTGTTTATGCTCGGCATGCTGGCGGGCAGGGCGGGCTGGTTTGTATTATCCGAAGAGAATCAGCGGCGCTGGTGGTGCGTGCTGTCTATCGCCGTCGTGGCATTTATTCCCCTGTATTTGATCAAGACGTATTTCGGTAGCTGGAATATCGGCCCGGCCCTTGAGCGGCCGCTGTTGGTCATTATTACCTCGTGGGCGAATCTCGCTTTTATGGCGATACTGGTTGCCTGTTTTAGCCTGGTATTTTATGCCCGTCCCGCGCTGGCATTTTTCTCGCCGCTGGGTCGGATGAGTTTGACCAGTTATATCGTGCAATCAGTGGTTGGCACCGCTTTATATTATGGCTATGGACTCGGCCTGTACCAGCATACCGGCGCCACGGTGGCGCTGGCGATCGGCATCGTGCTGGCGCTGGCGCAACGCCAGTTCAGCGTGTGGTGGCTGCGCTCGCATGCGCAGGGACCGCTGGAAGCGCTCTGGCACCGCGCTACCTGGACCGGGCGGGTGCGCCAGAAATTGGCGTGA
- a CDS encoding ABC transporter ATP-binding protein, whose product MIRLHNVSKTYRTDKVETLALKDIDLHIAKAEFVSIMGPSGCGKSTLLNLIGLLDVPGSGTIAVGGQPVASYQDKHVAQLRNTTFGFIFQSFHLINDLRVIDNVELPLLYRDLPAKRRRRMAREALEKVGLGARMDHYPNQLSGGQQQRVAIARAIVGQPQVLLADEPTGNLDSQMGREVMDILLQLHREGTTVVMVTHNEHDAHLASRIVRVFDGQLVA is encoded by the coding sequence ATGATACGCCTGCACAATGTCAGCAAAACCTATCGCACCGACAAGGTCGAAACCCTGGCCCTGAAAGACATCGACCTGCACATCGCCAAGGCCGAGTTCGTAAGCATCATGGGGCCCAGCGGCTGCGGCAAGAGCACGCTGCTCAATCTGATCGGCCTGCTCGACGTGCCCGGCAGCGGCACCATCGCGGTGGGCGGCCAGCCGGTGGCATCGTACCAGGACAAGCACGTGGCGCAGCTGCGCAACACCACTTTCGGCTTCATCTTCCAGAGCTTTCACCTGATTAACGACTTGCGCGTGATCGACAACGTGGAACTGCCGCTGCTGTACCGCGACCTGCCCGCCAAGCGGCGCCGGCGCATGGCGCGCGAGGCGCTGGAAAAAGTGGGTCTCGGTGCGCGCATGGACCATTATCCGAACCAGCTTTCGGGCGGCCAGCAGCAGCGCGTGGCAATCGCCCGCGCCATCGTGGGCCAGCCGCAGGTATTGCTGGCCGACGAGCCAACCGGCAACCTCGACAGCCAGATGGGCCGCGAAGTGATGGACATCCTGCTGCAACTGCACCGCGAGGGCACCACGGTGGTGATGGTCACCCACAACGAGCACGACGCCCACCTGGCTTCGCGCATCGTGCGCGTGTTCGACGGCCAGCTGGTCGCATAA
- a CDS encoding response regulator encodes MRLLLVEDNFLNQQIACELLRAEGAVVTVANDGAEGLACVAQSSPGGFNAILMDMQMPVMDGYEATRRLRAQGYSSLPILALTAHVLEAERSECRAAGIDDFIAKPIDFDELIVTVARYCRRA; translated from the coding sequence ATGCGGTTGCTGCTGGTCGAGGATAATTTTCTCAACCAGCAAATAGCGTGCGAATTGCTGCGAGCCGAAGGCGCGGTGGTCACCGTGGCCAATGACGGCGCCGAAGGGCTGGCCTGCGTTGCACAAAGCAGCCCGGGCGGATTCAACGCGATATTGATGGACATGCAGATGCCGGTCATGGACGGCTACGAAGCCACCCGCCGCCTGCGCGCCCAGGGCTACAGCAGCTTGCCGATCCTGGCGCTCACCGCCCATGTGCTCGAAGCCGAGCGCAGCGAATGCCGCGCGGCCGGCATCGACGACTTCATCGCCAAACCCATCGACTTCGACGAACTGATCGTCACCGTGGCGCGCTACTGCCGTCGCGCCTGA
- a CDS encoding methyl-accepting chemotaxis protein, which yields MRWTIKRRLLLSNVVTLVFVGLVGVVGYQAVAVLSRAMDAITINGSAMKDQLQADMMHDALRADVLAARLAADRNDAAEIKGVREDTAEHIALFRKLIDDMGAATTDAEIQQAMRQVRPDVDRYLTSAQQMVTLALSDKDAAQAQFGAFMDTFRVLEKSMAALSEVIEKNSDATKAVGDAAVTGSRYQIISFAALAALVSLLMGRALARSIMMPLNQAVGFAASVARGDLSGRIDVGDDDVSETGVLKRALRDMNSSLHRIVSQVRGGTDAIALASGEIAAGNMDLSARTESQASSLEQTASSMEEMTTMVHHNTRHANEANTLAACATDVAVRGGAVMTEVVATMAQINASSQRIVDIIGVIEGIAFQTNILALNAAVEAARAGEQGRGFAVVASEVRGLAQRSDAAAKEIKLLIDASAGQVEAGSTLVGQAGGTMDDVVASIGRLNAIVREIANSSREQELGIDQVNQAIVSIDSATQQNAALVEQAAAAAGALREQADQLAGVVQVFRLA from the coding sequence ATGCGCTGGACCATCAAGCGGCGTCTGCTGCTCTCGAACGTGGTGACGCTGGTGTTTGTCGGCCTGGTGGGCGTAGTCGGCTACCAGGCCGTGGCCGTGCTGAGCCGGGCGATGGACGCCATCACCATCAACGGCTCGGCCATGAAAGACCAGCTGCAGGCGGACATGATGCACGACGCGCTGCGCGCCGATGTGCTGGCCGCACGGCTGGCGGCCGACCGCAACGATGCTGCCGAAATCAAGGGCGTGCGCGAGGATACGGCCGAGCACATCGCGCTGTTCCGCAAGCTGATCGACGACATGGGCGCGGCTACCACCGACGCCGAAATCCAGCAAGCCATGCGCCAGGTGCGTCCCGACGTCGATCGCTATCTCACCAGTGCCCAGCAGATGGTGACGCTGGCGCTGTCCGACAAGGACGCCGCGCAGGCGCAGTTCGGTGCGTTCATGGACACCTTCCGTGTGCTCGAGAAAAGCATGGCGGCGCTGAGCGAAGTCATCGAGAAAAACTCCGACGCCACCAAGGCCGTGGGCGACGCGGCAGTGACCGGCTCGCGCTACCAGATCATCAGCTTTGCCGCGCTGGCGGCGCTGGTCTCGCTGCTGATGGGCCGGGCCCTGGCGCGCTCGATCATGATGCCGCTGAACCAGGCAGTGGGCTTTGCCGCCAGCGTGGCCAGGGGTGACCTGTCCGGGCGCATCGATGTAGGCGACGATGACGTCTCCGAAACCGGCGTGCTCAAGCGTGCCTTGCGCGACATGAACAGCAGCCTGCACCGCATCGTCAGCCAGGTGCGCGGCGGCACCGACGCCATCGCGCTGGCCTCGGGCGAAATTGCGGCCGGCAATATGGATTTATCGGCACGGACCGAGTCGCAAGCCAGTTCGCTGGAACAAACCGCGTCGTCGATGGAAGAGATGACAACCATGGTCCACCACAATACCCGCCACGCCAATGAGGCCAACACGCTGGCGGCCTGCGCCACCGACGTGGCCGTGCGCGGCGGCGCCGTGATGACCGAGGTGGTGGCCACCATGGCGCAGATCAACGCCTCGTCGCAGCGCATCGTCGATATCATCGGCGTGATCGAGGGCATCGCGTTCCAGACCAATATCCTGGCGCTCAATGCGGCCGTGGAAGCGGCGCGTGCCGGCGAGCAGGGCCGGGGGTTCGCGGTGGTGGCCTCCGAGGTGCGCGGCCTGGCCCAGCGCTCGGACGCGGCCGCCAAGGAAATCAAGCTGCTGATCGACGCCTCCGCCGGCCAGGTGGAAGCGGGCAGCACGCTCGTGGGCCAGGCTGGCGGTACCATGGACGACGTGGTCGCCAGCATCGGCCGCCTCAACGCCATCGTGCGCGAGATCGCCAATTCGAGCCGCGAGCAGGAGCTCGGCATCGACCAGGTCAACCAGGCCATCGTCAGCATCGACAGCGCCACCCAGCAAAATGCCGCGCTGGTGGAGCAGGCCGCTGCTGCCGCCGGCGCGCTGCGCGAACAGGCCGACCAGCTGGCAGGCGTGGTGCAGGTATTCCGGCTAGCGTGA